In Candidatus Rokuibacteriota bacterium, one DNA window encodes the following:
- a CDS encoding CoA pyrophosphatase yields MLYKILMLAHPRRAAPMSPDLERIRRALAGTELPDRKPAGKQAAVALVLAGEAADLHVCLIRRAEHEPDRWSGHMALPGGRVDANDPSIRAAAIRETQEEVGLRLDRAPYLGVLGTMPVSAAGQPTGMSLSSFVFHLGDMLERFTLSDEVAEAFWVPLRHLLDPRNAARRPTLRDGVPLDRPAVVYQGHYIWGLTYRVLTMFFEQMQLRIARPD; encoded by the coding sequence ATGCTGTACAAAATCCTCATGCTCGCGCATCCGCGTCGCGCCGCCCCGATGTCGCCCGACCTGGAGCGAATCCGTCGCGCCCTGGCGGGCACGGAGCTTCCCGACCGGAAACCGGCGGGCAAGCAGGCGGCCGTGGCGCTGGTCCTGGCGGGCGAGGCGGCCGACCTGCACGTGTGTCTGATCCGCCGCGCCGAGCACGAGCCCGACCGTTGGTCCGGTCACATGGCGCTGCCCGGCGGCCGAGTGGACGCCAATGACCCGAGCATCCGGGCCGCCGCCATCCGTGAGACTCAGGAGGAGGTCGGCCTGCGGCTCGACCGCGCCCCGTACCTCGGGGTGCTCGGGACGATGCCCGTGTCCGCGGCGGGCCAGCCCACCGGGATGTCGCTCTCCTCCTTTGTGTTCCACCTCGGGGACATGCTTGAGCGGTTCACGCTCAGCGACGAAGTGGCCGAGGCATTCTGGGTACCGCTCCGGCACCTGCTCGACCCCCGCAATGCCGCCCGCCGGCCCACCCTCCGCGATGGCGTGCCGCTCGACCGCCCGGCGGTCGTGTATCAGGGTCACTACATCTGGGGCCTCACCTACCGCGTGCTCACGATGTTCTTTGAGCAGATGCAGCTGCGAATCGCCCGGCCGGACTGA
- a CDS encoding acyl-CoA dehydrogenase family protein — MDFGYTLEQEALRQEVRAFIKQNMTRELLEEMEDLNEGFGVSRVRGRGPSVDELFKKIAERGWLGYSFPKEYGGQGKDRISQYIVEEEFARVGIAVGLAGSGAPAILAAGTEEQKREFLPKLISGEYSFALGFTEPQAGADLASLQCRAVRDGDYYVINGQKMYTSAAHVSTHIYLMARTNPDAPRHNGISIFIFPMDAPGMTVRPLWTIQNEPRAPLGTTYGAARTNETFFDDVRVHKSALLGKENEGWGVGSMGLNLDRVGAARYLISVRRDEDIVNWVKANRFDGYSPANDPAIRDKIAELWIEAQVCRLMTMRSMSIVEHGGNFTYEGSAEKVWAPEHGVRTSEAITQMLGPYGQLLNGSPHAVEKGIFAHNLMGAFQSGINHGSVQVMRDQVARRGLGLPSGRRAQGPRQ; from the coding sequence ATGGATTTCGGATACACGCTCGAGCAAGAGGCCCTGCGGCAAGAGGTACGCGCCTTCATCAAGCAGAACATGACGCGGGAGCTCCTCGAGGAGATGGAGGATCTCAACGAGGGGTTCGGCGTCAGCCGTGTCCGCGGTCGAGGACCGAGCGTGGACGAGCTGTTCAAGAAGATCGCCGAGAGGGGCTGGCTGGGCTACAGCTTCCCCAAGGAGTACGGCGGGCAGGGCAAGGACCGCATCAGTCAGTACATCGTCGAGGAGGAGTTCGCGCGGGTTGGCATCGCGGTGGGGTTGGCCGGTAGCGGCGCCCCGGCCATCCTGGCGGCCGGGACCGAAGAGCAGAAGCGGGAGTTCCTCCCCAAGCTGATCAGCGGGGAGTACTCGTTCGCCCTCGGGTTCACCGAGCCCCAAGCCGGCGCCGACCTGGCCTCCCTGCAATGCCGGGCGGTCCGAGACGGCGACTATTACGTGATCAACGGCCAGAAGATGTACACCTCCGCGGCCCACGTGTCGACCCACATCTACCTCATGGCCCGGACCAACCCCGACGCTCCCCGGCACAACGGCATCTCGATCTTCATCTTCCCGATGGACGCCCCCGGTATGACCGTCCGTCCGCTGTGGACCATCCAGAACGAGCCTCGAGCCCCGCTCGGGACGACCTATGGCGCGGCGAGGACCAACGAGACGTTCTTCGACGACGTGCGCGTACACAAGTCCGCGTTGCTGGGCAAGGAGAACGAGGGGTGGGGCGTCGGGTCGATGGGGCTCAACCTCGACCGGGTCGGCGCCGCCCGGTACCTGATCTCCGTGCGACGGGACGAGGACATCGTGAACTGGGTCAAGGCGAACAGGTTCGACGGCTACTCCCCGGCGAACGACCCGGCGATCAGGGACAAGATCGCGGAGCTCTGGATCGAGGCCCAGGTGTGCCGGCTCATGACCATGCGAAGCATGTCCATCGTCGAGCACGGCGGCAACTTCACGTACGAGGGATCGGCCGAGAAAGTGTGGGCGCCGGAGCACGGGGTCAGGACGTCTGAGGCCATCACCCAGATGCTGGGCCCGTACGGCCAGTTGCTGAACGGCTCGCCCCACGCCGTCGAAAAGGGCATCTTCGCGCACAACCTGATGGGCGCGTTCCAGTCCGGGATCAACCACGGCAGCGTCCAGGTCATGCGAGACCAGGTCGCGCGTCGCGGTCTCGGCCTGCCCTCGGGGCGCAGGGCACAAGGACCTCGTCAGTAG